In Aquiflexum balticum DSM 16537, a single genomic region encodes these proteins:
- a CDS encoding tetratricopeptide repeat protein: protein MKKSFVLLLMYVMVQTAYSQSGLYQSGDQKILDDNFELFQKHLFSASRFEFEQLKDIPFEENQKIMVDFHHAVSALKIDNPGAPDLINYFIRNYPHSPKINEAAYILGNYYFDRKNYREAIPAFRQVQSGYVAFNNNSEVLFKTGYSYFQLNDYKNALQFFNLVKKIKGEYNPDAYYYAGYIAKESGQLDQAIADFKEADKTPFYSQKVPYMLAGIYYKQGYYDELIAYGESVIQSRKSLDKKEEIHLYLAEAYFEKRDFPNAALNYDAFVNARKRDLERPQIYKAGIAQFEIQNYQRATDYFKVTAVGEDKIAQVSSYYLGHSYLKLNNPQFASNSFNAAYKSDIDLQIKEEALVNYGKVNLERGSFQEAVNALDSYLENYPNGAYAREAENLLTDALINTSNYLRAIEHIEKMPRKSDRIKAAYQKITFYQGLVYYRDKRNEMATTFFDKSISNPIDKAILVQAHFWKAENFASSDNIPMAIKSYEELQRLRPNPTDPYLQKSYYGLGYAYFNTQQYPKAETQFKQYVDRVPRDTDREIYDEAMIRLGDIYYVQKRFADAQNIFQKAIADNNSFIDYVYFRSGVVYNFQNRNNDAISQLDKLISNHPNSLYFEDALFQKSQINMEEMRYAEARDGFARLISSKPNSPFVPFALEGSAVANFSMQNYDQTINEYKRILENHPNSSNAEAALVGLQEALTLQGRTAEFSQYLSRYRNANPDNKSLQNLEYEAAKNLFFGGSYSEAIKAFTGYLNNYPQSANTDEANYFIGDSYSKLDNNILALEYFYKIERERNSAQRLRAVQRIATIELENKNYNNAIPYLREAGNNARNKIEEFEALNGLMQAYFISGTYDSAVYFADRVIFLGSITQDALPFALLTKAKAYQMLGDENNANETLMELVNEYTTIQGAEGLFLLAESYAKKGEFERSNNIIFDFVAPFSSHDHWYGKCFLLLADNYLQLGEAFQAKATLESILDGSTNQEIIGLAKEKLSNIK, encoded by the coding sequence ATGAAGAAAAGCTTTGTATTGCTTTTGATGTACGTAATGGTTCAGACCGCCTATTCCCAATCGGGGCTGTACCAATCAGGGGACCAAAAAATTTTAGACGATAATTTTGAGCTTTTCCAAAAGCATTTGTTCAGTGCTTCCAGGTTTGAATTCGAACAGCTGAAAGATATTCCTTTTGAAGAAAATCAAAAGATAATGGTAGATTTTCACCATGCTGTTTCGGCTTTGAAAATAGATAATCCCGGTGCACCTGACCTGATCAATTATTTTATCAGAAATTATCCCCACAGTCCCAAAATCAATGAGGCTGCTTACATCCTGGGAAATTATTATTTTGACAGAAAAAACTATAGAGAAGCCATTCCCGCCTTCAGACAGGTTCAGTCGGGTTATGTGGCATTCAATAATAATTCTGAGGTTTTGTTCAAAACTGGTTATTCCTATTTTCAACTCAATGACTATAAAAATGCCCTTCAATTCTTTAATCTGGTTAAGAAAATTAAAGGCGAATATAATCCCGATGCTTATTACTATGCGGGTTATATAGCAAAGGAATCCGGCCAATTGGATCAGGCAATTGCTGATTTCAAAGAAGCGGACAAGACTCCTTTTTACAGTCAGAAAGTTCCCTATATGTTGGCCGGAATTTATTATAAGCAGGGATATTACGACGAACTGATTGCTTATGGGGAATCCGTCATTCAATCCAGAAAAAGTCTGGACAAAAAGGAAGAAATCCATCTGTATTTGGCTGAAGCTTATTTCGAAAAGAGGGATTTTCCAAACGCAGCCTTGAATTATGATGCCTTTGTCAATGCAAGGAAGAGGGATCTTGAAAGGCCGCAGATTTATAAGGCGGGTATAGCCCAGTTTGAAATCCAAAATTATCAAAGAGCTACAGATTACTTCAAAGTGACAGCAGTTGGAGAGGATAAGATTGCCCAGGTTTCAAGCTATTATTTGGGACATTCCTATCTGAAACTCAACAACCCCCAATTTGCTTCAAATAGTTTTAATGCTGCTTATAAAAGTGACATTGATCTCCAAATCAAAGAAGAGGCATTGGTCAATTATGGAAAAGTAAATCTTGAAAGAGGCAGTTTTCAGGAAGCTGTCAATGCCTTGGATTCCTATTTGGAGAATTATCCCAATGGGGCTTATGCAAGGGAGGCGGAAAATCTGCTTACTGATGCCCTGATTAATACAAGCAATTATCTGAGGGCAATAGAGCATATTGAAAAAATGCCCCGCAAATCTGACCGGATCAAAGCAGCCTATCAGAAAATCACTTTTTATCAGGGATTGGTCTATTACAGGGATAAGAGAAATGAAATGGCCACAACTTTTTTTGACAAATCAATTTCAAATCCCATTGATAAGGCAATTCTGGTTCAGGCCCATTTTTGGAAAGCCGAGAATTTTGCTTCCTCTGATAATATCCCCATGGCGATAAAATCCTACGAGGAACTTCAAAGATTGAGGCCAAACCCCACAGATCCCTATTTGCAGAAATCCTATTATGGCCTGGGTTATGCCTATTTCAATACCCAACAATACCCAAAAGCCGAAACGCAGTTTAAGCAATATGTAGATCGGGTACCAAGAGATACAGACCGGGAAATCTATGATGAGGCAATGATCCGTTTGGGGGATATTTACTATGTGCAGAAAAGATTTGCTGATGCCCAGAATATTTTTCAGAAAGCCATTGCTGATAACAACAGTTTTATTGACTATGTATATTTTAGGTCAGGGGTAGTTTATAATTTTCAAAACAGAAACAATGATGCCATCAGTCAATTGGATAAGTTGATTTCCAATCATCCCAACAGTTTATACTTTGAGGACGCGCTTTTCCAAAAATCCCAAATCAATATGGAAGAAATGCGTTATGCAGAAGCCCGTGACGGTTTTGCACGACTGATCAGCAGCAAACCGAACAGCCCATTTGTACCCTTTGCCTTGGAGGGCAGTGCTGTGGCTAATTTTTCCATGCAGAACTACGATCAAACCATCAATGAATACAAAAGAATCCTGGAAAACCATCCAAACTCCTCCAATGCAGAAGCAGCCTTGGTCGGGCTACAGGAAGCATTGACGCTACAAGGCCGGACGGCAGAATTTTCCCAGTATCTGAGTCGGTACAGAAATGCCAATCCGGATAACAAGAGTTTGCAGAATCTGGAATACGAAGCGGCCAAAAACCTGTTTTTTGGTGGTTCTTATAGTGAGGCAATCAAAGCATTTACAGGCTACCTGAATAATTATCCACAATCAGCCAATACAGATGAAGCAAATTATTTTATCGGTGATTCCTATTCCAAGTTGGATAATAACATTTTGGCCTTGGAATACTTTTATAAGATTGAAAGGGAAAGGAATTCTGCACAAAGATTAAGAGCTGTTCAACGTATTGCTACCATTGAACTGGAAAACAAAAATTATAATAATGCCATACCCTATTTGAGAGAAGCAGGTAATAACGCCCGAAATAAAATAGAAGAATTCGAGGCGCTGAATGGTTTGATGCAGGCTTATTTTATTTCAGGAACTTATGACTCTGCGGTATATTTTGCAGACCGTGTTATCTTTTTGGGAAGCATTACCCAAGATGCACTTCCCTTTGCTTTACTTACCAAAGCCAAAGCGTACCAAATGCTTGGTGATGAAAACAATGCCAATGAGACGCTGATGGAACTGGTCAATGAGTACACCACAATTCAGGGGGCAGAGGGTCTGTTTTTATTGGCTGAGAGTTATGCCAAAAAAGGAGAGTTTGAAAGGTCAAACAATATCATTTTTGACTTTGTAGCTCCTTTTTCGTCCCATGACCATTGGTATGGAAAATGTTTCCTGCTTTTGGCTGACAATTACTTGCAACTGGGTGAGGCGTTTCAGGCAAAGGCAACTTTGGAATCCATTCTTGATGGATCGACTAATCAGGAAATAATTGGTTTGGCCAAGGAAAAACTTTCAAATATCAAATAA
- a CDS encoding TonB-dependent receptor, with amino-acid sequence MKKIFINILKRVRLGFNLLVVGLLMTVFQTAQGQQAGEVKDQEFIIRKDRVLTLPTQPRKFERIPALPTPKSSTNFNYEVKPFFLSLPPDDIKTEVFQKNFPKEDQDYFPGFVRFGLGNYSSPLLEGRYNVWEDSNYDISAKLKHQGFYRGPVDGNNSAENFTNFEASGTLFRDVFQAYGGINYDRHQISFYGYDPTNPDFENFVTDVNVLNTVQVKAGIQNIDKMDGLNYNAMMRIRGFNDNFQASENEIAFTANSDFWFDDYLKTAVNFDLSLTSPSDVFYNDINRNYFKINPYVGYQNESLLIKAGINLVFENDITSNKKSDVHVFPMVNGQYMLRDEIGVFALFEGDVIRKTYYDFVMENPFLGPSEQLLNTIQNYKTGAGLKGKLLDEFTYEAGFTVGKYRNMHFFANSLTDSLRFNILYDEITDVLNYTLKVGWEYEGWYKLMANADYYYYSLGSLNAAYHRPEWEVRINNQFLPTKELMIQFNAHLMGGIQGFNQQNEFSQKLPTILDLQLKGDYQITERISAFVIGNNLLNRTNQRFLNYPVRGIQGIVGATLKF; translated from the coding sequence GTGAAGAAAATATTCATAAACATATTGAAGAGGGTTCGATTGGGTTTCAATCTTTTGGTTGTTGGGCTGTTGATGACAGTTTTTCAGACTGCCCAAGGACAACAGGCCGGGGAAGTCAAAGATCAGGAGTTTATTATCCGTAAAGACCGGGTATTGACATTACCCACTCAGCCCAGAAAGTTTGAAAGAATACCGGCACTGCCAACTCCGAAAAGCAGTACGAATTTTAATTATGAGGTCAAGCCTTTTTTTCTGTCACTACCGCCTGATGATATCAAAACGGAGGTTTTTCAGAAAAATTTCCCCAAAGAGGATCAGGATTATTTCCCGGGTTTTGTCCGATTTGGTTTAGGTAATTACAGTTCGCCTCTATTGGAAGGAAGGTATAATGTATGGGAAGATTCCAATTACGATATATCGGCAAAACTCAAACATCAGGGTTTTTACAGAGGGCCTGTTGACGGGAATAATTCCGCGGAAAATTTCACCAACTTTGAGGCCTCCGGTACACTTTTCAGAGATGTGTTTCAGGCCTATGGCGGGATCAATTATGACCGACATCAAATTTCGTTTTATGGTTATGATCCCACCAATCCTGATTTTGAAAATTTTGTTACTGATGTAAATGTGCTCAATACAGTTCAGGTAAAGGCCGGTATCCAAAATATTGACAAAATGGATGGTCTGAACTATAATGCTATGATGAGAATCAGGGGGTTCAATGACAATTTCCAAGCATCTGAAAATGAAATTGCGTTTACTGCAAATTCTGATTTTTGGTTTGACGATTATTTAAAAACTGCAGTCAATTTTGATCTTTCCCTGACAAGTCCCAGCGATGTATTCTATAATGATATCAATAGAAACTATTTTAAAATCAACCCTTACGTAGGCTATCAGAACGAGTCTTTATTGATAAAAGCAGGTATAAATCTTGTTTTTGAAAACGACATTACAAGTAATAAGAAATCCGATGTACATGTTTTTCCTATGGTCAACGGTCAATACATGCTTCGCGACGAGATAGGGGTTTTTGCTTTATTTGAAGGAGATGTGATCAGGAAAACCTATTATGATTTTGTTATGGAAAACCCATTTTTGGGTCCAAGCGAACAATTATTGAACACCATACAAAACTATAAAACAGGTGCCGGATTAAAAGGCAAATTACTCGATGAGTTCACTTATGAAGCAGGATTCACTGTTGGGAAATATAGAAACATGCATTTTTTCGCCAATTCATTGACGGATAGTTTGCGGTTTAATATTCTATACGATGAAATTACAGACGTTTTGAATTATACTTTGAAAGTAGGTTGGGAATATGAAGGTTGGTATAAACTGATGGCCAATGCAGATTATTATTACTATTCTTTGGGAAGTCTAAATGCTGCCTATCACAGACCCGAGTGGGAAGTCAGGATCAATAATCAATTTCTTCCCACAAAGGAATTGATGATACAGTTCAATGCCCATTTAATGGGAGGTATCCAAGGGTTTAACCAACAAAATGAATTCTCACAGAAATTACCGACAATTTTGGATTTACAATTGAAAGGAGATTATCAGATAACAGAAAGGATATCAGCATTTGTCATTGGAAATAATCTTTTGAACAGGACCAATCAGCGTTTTCTGAATTATCCTGTCAGGGGAATTCAAGGAATTGTAGGTGCAACACTTAAGTTTTGA
- a CDS encoding SPOR domain-containing protein, which translates to MIDKEDGTTKNSDDKDYGFPFVAVKPLGSAISFDEKVSRKEEEKIPDEVQPPKMEAEAIIPEAAPIKFNTEDRGIRKRKSQLPLLISLVFLIVIILASLAYFLYYLPENNNAIQESPQIAETIESEEPEEPIDIVAEDPDELLEAENEGTESASEQAIPESQPIVESKGAQLFVVDKRGEVPYYNLIVASSPNERIARAEAQKLIDKGSDVWIIFPFGNTNNYRISVGRYGDLESATKALESVKVEINESSWILKY; encoded by the coding sequence ATGATTGATAAAGAAGACGGAACAACAAAAAATTCAGATGATAAAGACTATGGCTTTCCCTTTGTTGCCGTAAAGCCTCTCGGTTCAGCAATTTCTTTTGATGAAAAAGTTTCAAGAAAGGAAGAGGAGAAAATTCCCGATGAGGTCCAACCACCTAAGATGGAAGCCGAAGCAATAATTCCTGAAGCTGCACCAATTAAGTTCAATACTGAAGATAGAGGTATAAGAAAAAGGAAAAGTCAATTGCCATTATTGATTTCACTGGTATTCCTGATTGTGATCATTTTGGCTTCACTTGCTTACTTTTTGTACTATTTGCCTGAAAATAATAATGCTATTCAGGAAAGTCCTCAAATTGCAGAGACAATTGAATCTGAAGAACCTGAAGAACCGATAGATATCGTAGCTGAGGATCCCGATGAATTACTTGAAGCCGAGAATGAGGGAACGGAGTCAGCATCTGAACAAGCCATACCAGAAAGTCAGCCAATAGTTGAAAGCAAGGGTGCTCAATTGTTTGTTGTGGACAAAAGGGGTGAGGTACCCTATTACAATCTGATTGTGGCAAGTTCGCCCAATGAAAGAATTGCCAGAGCTGAGGCTCAAAAATTAATTGATAAGGGAAGCGATGTATGGATAATTTTTCCCTTTGGCAATACCAATAATTACCGTATCTCCGTTGGAAGGTACGGAGACCTTGAGTCGGCCACAAAAGCTTTGGAAAGCGTTAAAGTGGAAATAAATGAATCATCCTGGATTTTGAAATATTAA
- a CDS encoding MotA/TolQ/ExbB proton channel family protein, with protein MILAQTLSTDSQMMADTLSTMEGGDTSIGLLDLMIKGGYMMIPLYILFVLAVYIFVEKLITLRKASKSPKHLMDQVKILVQSGKIDQAKMLCQGETTPVAMMIAKGLERIGSPLKNIEVSIENVGKIEIYKLEKNLGLLATVAGAAPMIGFLGTVAGMIKAFIGVAQEEGMVSPKLLSTGIYEAMITTATGLVVGIVAYLGYNYLVTQVSKLVHSMEYTSVEFIDLLQDK; from the coding sequence ATGATTTTAGCACAAACTTTGAGTACAGACAGCCAAATGATGGCTGATACCCTTTCTACTATGGAAGGTGGTGATACCAGCATAGGATTGTTGGATTTAATGATCAAAGGCGGATACATGATGATTCCGCTTTATATTTTGTTTGTCTTGGCTGTCTACATCTTTGTAGAAAAGCTAATCACGCTCCGAAAGGCCTCCAAATCCCCCAAACATCTGATGGATCAAGTCAAAATTCTTGTGCAGAGTGGTAAAATTGATCAGGCAAAAATGCTTTGTCAGGGAGAAACAACCCCTGTAGCGATGATGATAGCCAAGGGCTTGGAACGGATAGGCAGTCCTTTGAAGAATATCGAAGTATCCATAGAAAATGTGGGTAAAATCGAGATTTATAAACTGGAAAAGAATTTGGGTTTATTGGCCACTGTGGCCGGTGCTGCCCCTATGATCGGGTTTTTAGGTACTGTTGCGGGAATGATCAAAGCTTTTATTGGCGTTGCTCAGGAAGAGGGTATGGTTTCACCAAAATTGCTTTCCACAGGTATTTATGAGGCCATGATTACAACTGCAACAGGCTTGGTAGTCGGAATCGTCGCCTACTTGGGTTACAATTATCTGGTGACACAGGTTTCTAAATTAGTCCACAGTATGGAATATACTTCTGTGGAATTCATTGATTTATTACAGGACAAATAA
- a CDS encoding ExbD/TolR family protein, with translation MALQSKHKVDAAFSMSSMTDIIFLLLIFFMLTSSFITPSGLPVNLPSSEASDIVMQEVTVTVTKDLKFSVNDKVVSREQVKQELAGLLKDKKGQVVLHIDKEVPVEYLVEIGGIAAGLEANVSIATKPYK, from the coding sequence ATGGCACTGCAATCCAAACATAAAGTAGATGCGGCATTCAGTATGTCATCGATGACAGATATTATTTTCTTGTTATTGATATTCTTTATGCTGACTTCTTCTTTTATAACCCCTTCAGGTCTGCCTGTAAATCTTCCTTCAAGTGAAGCTTCGGACATTGTGATGCAGGAAGTTACGGTTACGGTAACCAAAGACCTTAAATTTTCCGTTAATGATAAAGTAGTGTCGAGAGAACAGGTCAAGCAGGAATTGGCCGGTTTGTTGAAGGATAAAAAAGGTCAGGTTGTCTTACATATTGATAAAGAAGTACCTGTTGAATATTTAGTGGAAATAGGAGGTATAGCCGCAGGATTGGAAGCGAATGTATCCATTGCCACAAAACCATATAAATAA
- a CDS encoding energy transducer TonB encodes MQIWETESQEAENKRKALIITIIVNILVLLAIFFIVVWREQVPPLPKYGMELNLGFTDTGSGNNQTTAPPSETQTANTEAPAPGDQSPKPVEATVPVTQPKTEAAKPATSKAKPTVEALSKTPSPVKASEKPTPAVKDPSPAKKETAPVTQPSVSEAEKTTTKAEEKPKIDQRAIFGAGGTTGSGSKPAAGSAQGSSTQKGDEGKPTGTVDGRAIMGSGSGEGVPGPASGYNLELAGWDFASRPNIRDNVSTRNGKIVFRITVDDAGKIVQAVPLEYNVSNEVLAYYRTVINQINFKRQGGAATADYSQGKITFIIKVD; translated from the coding sequence ATGCAGATCTGGGAAACAGAAAGTCAGGAGGCGGAAAATAAAAGGAAAGCCCTCATCATCACCATCATAGTCAATATTTTGGTGCTGCTGGCTATTTTTTTTATTGTGGTTTGGCGGGAACAGGTTCCACCGCTTCCAAAATATGGTATGGAATTGAATCTTGGATTTACGGATACGGGTAGCGGAAATAATCAAACCACCGCCCCACCTTCAGAAACACAGACCGCAAATACCGAAGCTCCCGCACCGGGAGACCAATCGCCAAAGCCTGTGGAAGCAACCGTGCCTGTAACCCAGCCCAAAACAGAAGCAGCCAAACCGGCAACTTCTAAAGCCAAACCAACTGTAGAGGCACTTTCAAAAACACCCAGTCCGGTGAAAGCCAGTGAAAAACCTACCCCTGCAGTAAAGGATCCCAGTCCGGCTAAAAAGGAAACAGCACCTGTCACCCAGCCTTCGGTCAGTGAAGCTGAAAAAACAACAACCAAAGCCGAAGAAAAGCCAAAAATAGACCAAAGAGCAATATTTGGGGCAGGCGGGACAACTGGTTCCGGTTCGAAGCCTGCAGCAGGAAGTGCCCAAGGTTCATCCACTCAAAAAGGCGACGAAGGCAAGCCAACTGGCACTGTTGATGGGAGGGCCATCATGGGTTCAGGTTCAGGAGAAGGTGTGCCAGGACCTGCTTCAGGTTATAATTTGGAACTTGCAGGTTGGGATTTTGCGTCCAGACCAAATATAAGAGACAATGTTTCTACCCGAAACGGTAAAATAGTTTTTAGGATTACAGTCGATGATGCCGGCAAAATTGTTCAGGCTGTTCCTTTGGAATATAATGTGTCCAATGAAGTGCTGGCTTATTATAGGACCGTAATTAATCAGATCAATTTTAAGCGTCAAGGGGGAGCCGCAACTGCCGATTATTCCCAAGGCAAAATCACTTTTATCATCAAAGTTGATTGA
- a CDS encoding bifunctional folylpolyglutamate synthase/dihydrofolate synthase, which yields MTYQETLDYLFSALPMFQRVGAAAFKKDLSNTVALCEHLGNPQNQFKSIHVAGTNGKGSTSHALCSVLMEAGYKVGLYTSPHLKSFTERIKINGTDIPEQDVVDFVDKNQPVLERMKPSFFEMTVAMAFWYFAKEQVDIAVIEVGMGGRLDSTNVISPEVCVITNIGYDHMQFLGDTLEKIAGEKAGIIKAATPVVISQRQSETSPVFEKTAKEKNAPFYFAEDFYGISKKEIQDKVFFEVIEKENSFFIEMDLKGNYQQKNLAGILQTITVLQKLGYRITQSHVKHGLGRIVKNTGLKGRWQVLGKDPWIICDTGHNEDGIRYIIEQINDYAYNQLYMVIGMVNDKEVSKVLDLFPKSAQYIFCQANIPRAMEADLLAIKAAAHGLQGIVIKEVNEAIGWAKKNASVNDLIFIGGSTFVVAEINDL from the coding sequence ATGACCTATCAGGAGACATTGGACTATTTGTTCAGTGCATTGCCCATGTTCCAACGTGTTGGCGCAGCTGCTTTCAAAAAAGACCTCAGCAATACCGTTGCGCTTTGTGAACATTTGGGAAACCCTCAGAATCAGTTCAAAAGCATCCATGTTGCCGGTACAAACGGCAAAGGAAGTACTTCCCATGCACTTTGTTCTGTTCTGATGGAAGCCGGTTACAAAGTCGGGCTTTATACTTCTCCCCATCTCAAATCATTTACCGAAAGAATAAAAATCAACGGAACAGATATTCCTGAGCAGGATGTGGTCGATTTTGTTGATAAAAATCAGCCCGTTTTAGAGCGGATGAAACCCAGTTTTTTTGAGATGACAGTTGCTATGGCTTTTTGGTATTTTGCCAAAGAGCAGGTAGACATTGCAGTCATTGAGGTTGGTATGGGTGGCAGGTTGGACAGTACCAATGTGATCAGTCCCGAAGTATGTGTAATTACCAATATTGGTTATGACCATATGCAGTTTTTGGGAGACACTTTGGAAAAAATAGCCGGAGAAAAAGCCGGAATTATCAAAGCAGCTACCCCTGTGGTCATCAGTCAACGACAATCTGAAACTTCCCCGGTTTTTGAAAAAACAGCAAAGGAAAAAAACGCGCCGTTTTATTTTGCAGAAGACTTTTACGGTATTTCAAAAAAAGAAATCCAAGATAAAGTTTTCTTTGAGGTAATTGAAAAAGAGAATTCCTTTTTCATAGAAATGGATCTCAAAGGAAATTACCAACAAAAAAATCTAGCCGGTATTTTACAAACCATTACAGTCCTGCAAAAACTAGGATATAGGATTACCCAAAGTCATGTAAAACATGGATTGGGTCGAATTGTAAAAAATACCGGATTGAAAGGAAGGTGGCAAGTATTGGGAAAAGATCCTTGGATTATTTGTGATACCGGACACAATGAAGATGGTATCAGGTATATCATTGAACAGATTAATGATTATGCCTATAATCAGCTTTATATGGTCATTGGTATGGTCAATGATAAGGAAGTGAGCAAGGTGCTGGATTTATTCCCCAAATCTGCCCAATACATTTTTTGTCAGGCCAATATTCCAAGAGCTATGGAGGCAGATTTATTGGCTATAAAAGCAGCAGCACATGGACTTCAGGGTATTGTCATTAAGGAGGTGAATGAAGCGATCGGATGGGCCAAGAAAAACGCTTCAGTGAATGATTTAATATTTATAGGTGGCAGCACATTTGTAGTTGCCGAAATCAATGATTTATAA
- the trmB gene encoding tRNA (guanosine(46)-N7)-methyltransferase TrmB produces MSRRKLQRFKENEINRNVVQPGKDIFEKIKGNWNSLQFVNSNPIVVELACGRGEFSVGLARNYPDKNFIGVDIKGSRIWKGSTIALAEGLENVAFLRTQIQLLENFFSENEISELWITFPDPFPREGDEKRRLTSPKFLEMYKPLLKKDGIIHFKTDNTGLFDYTLDLVEQRKDCEVMLYTNDFYASPWKDLHHGIKTKYETLFSEKGEKIKYLKFKFA; encoded by the coding sequence ATGAGCAGGAGAAAACTGCAAAGATTCAAGGAAAATGAAATCAACAGAAATGTTGTACAGCCTGGGAAGGATATTTTTGAAAAAATCAAAGGAAATTGGAATTCCCTGCAGTTTGTAAACAGCAATCCCATTGTTGTTGAATTGGCCTGCGGGAGGGGAGAATTCAGTGTAGGATTGGCCCGTAATTATCCTGATAAAAATTTTATTGGGGTAGATATCAAAGGTTCCCGAATTTGGAAAGGGAGCACGATAGCTCTTGCAGAAGGTTTGGAAAACGTGGCTTTTTTGAGAACACAAATTCAATTGCTGGAGAATTTTTTTTCGGAGAATGAGATTTCAGAATTATGGATCACATTTCCTGATCCTTTCCCCAGGGAAGGTGACGAAAAGAGAAGATTGACGTCTCCCAAATTTTTGGAAATGTACAAACCGCTTCTGAAGAAAGACGGGATTATACATTTTAAAACAGACAATACCGGTTTATTTGATTATACCTTGGACTTGGTTGAGCAGAGAAAAGATTGCGAAGTCATGCTCTACACCAATGATTTTTATGCGTCTCCCTGGAAGGACTTACATCATGGTATCAAAACCAAATATGAAACCCTTTTCAGTGAAAAAGGGGAGAAGATCAAGTATCTGAAGTTTAAGTTTGCTTGA
- a CDS encoding RES family NAD+ phosphorylase, translated as MLVYRLAKPKYADDLSGTGAAMAGGRWNKKGRAVLYCSEVPALALLEIVVNIPPMFQSDLQLLTLEIPDEKVKSIEREKLPENWFHYPAPRILAEIAEEYYKNQELLGIIVPSAVVHQQYNILINPRSDHFSEIKIISSAPFIFDPRLYKR; from the coding sequence ATGTTGGTATATCGTCTTGCTAAACCAAAATACGCCGATGACCTGAGTGGAACCGGGGCAGCAATGGCCGGAGGCAGATGGAATAAAAAAGGGAGGGCTGTACTTTATTGTTCAGAAGTACCGGCTCTTGCCTTACTTGAGATTGTGGTCAATATTCCACCCATGTTCCAGTCGGATCTCCAATTATTGACCTTGGAAATTCCTGATGAAAAAGTAAAATCAATCGAAAGAGAAAAACTTCCTGAAAATTGGTTTCATTACCCCGCCCCAAGAATTTTGGCAGAAATAGCAGAAGAGTATTATAAAAACCAAGAACTACTCGGAATCATAGTTCCCAGTGCAGTAGTCCATCAGCAATACAATATTCTCATTAACCCCCGAAGCGATCATTTTTCAGAAATTAAAATAATCTCTTCAGCCCCATTCATTTTTGATCCTAGATTATATAAGAGATAA
- a CDS encoding antitoxin Xre/MbcA/ParS toxin-binding domain-containing protein — protein sequence MKNYQDILDILGKDQFTFKVEEPLDFYVVADKGLAASVLQNFKASFSLGLSQIATILSSSEPTLYRRIKENKSLPKQEAIKLLEATDLFIYGEEVFGNREDFFKWTELPNTALGGLKPMEVIGYPEGISKVRDLLTRIEYNIYS from the coding sequence ATGAAAAATTATCAGGACATTCTGGATATTCTTGGCAAAGACCAATTCACTTTTAAAGTAGAAGAGCCTTTGGATTTTTACGTTGTGGCTGACAAAGGCTTGGCAGCATCTGTCCTTCAGAATTTCAAGGCCTCATTTTCCTTAGGACTTTCCCAAATCGCTACAATTTTATCAAGTTCTGAGCCGACGCTATATAGAAGGATAAAAGAAAATAAATCTTTGCCTAAGCAGGAAGCAATTAAGTTATTGGAGGCCACAGACTTATTTATTTATGGAGAAGAAGTTTTTGGTAATAGAGAGGATTTTTTCAAGTGGACAGAGCTTCCCAATACTGCTTTGGGTGGCTTAAAGCCTATGGAAGTTATCGGCTACCCTGAAGGGATTTCCAAAGTAAGGGACTTACTGACCAGGATAGAATACAACATATACAGTTAA